CAAGTTCTATGTGCTTGGCTTGTCCATGGGAGCCTATCCTCTGTGGAGTTGCCTAAAGTACATACCACATAGGTATCATTTTCATCTTTTTACGTTCCTTtgattttcctaatttttaaaattagaaaCTCGGAGAATTTCCATTTTCAGTCCTTTTATTCGACAAATTGAATGTCCACGCAGGCTGGCTGGAGTTGCCCTTGTTGTTCCATTTGTAAATTACTGGTGGTCCTGTTATCCTGCAAAACTATCAAAAGAAGCCTTGGGAAAGATGCTTCCTCAAGATCAGCGAACATTTCGGGTTGTACATTATGCCCCATGGCTGGTTCATTGGTGGATGAACCAAAAGTGGTTCCGTGCTTTAAGTATTACCGAAGGGAATATGGCCATATTTAGTCCTCCAGATCTAGAAATAGTGAAAAAGTTATCAGGTGCCCCTAGTCCTGGTCAGGTAAATGATTCTCACTTTCGTTTTCGATGAGAGAGAAGATTATATTAATTAAAGAAAGAGAATTTCCCCGTTATAAAAGAAGTATACAATGCAAAGAGCTATATAAACTTAGTCCTTTCTACAAAAGACGTTGTCTACAGATATAGGGATCCCAATACTTATGCCAAAAGTAAACGAAGAAACATCATGATGTTTCCTATTCGGGAAGCTGTTGTGTTCCTTCCTTTCAAGTAACATCACGGTGATATGAAAATATCAGCGAAGTTTTTAAATACCTAGCCAAATAAACATTTCGATGAGATCATATCAAGATGTGGTCTTTGGTTGCGTGTTCTCTTCTCTAGGTATTTATGAAAAGATTAACATTTTGATAGTTATGCTCTTCCATTGGCAGAAACCGTCATAATGCTAATTTTTCTCTAGTCTATTCTTAACGGATGATGTTGTTGATGAAATAAGTGAGGAAGACATGTAATGCTGTACTAGCTATTTGCTTACTGTTAAGGTTGTCATAATTCTGGAACTATATTTTTCCAGGAAAAGGTTCGACAGCAGGGCGAGTTTGAATGTTTGTATCGGGACATGATAATAGCATTTGGAAACTGGGACTTTGCTCCAACAGAGATCACAAATCCTTTTCCAAATAACGAAGGTTCTGTCCATCTTTGGCAAGGCCACGATGACAGAATTATCCCACGTGAACTCAACCGTTATCTGGCAGAGAAGCTTCCGTGGATTCAATATCATGAGGTTCCTAATGCTGGACATTTGTTAATTTACAATGCTAGTTTTTGTGAAACCATCTTGAGGAAACTTTTGACTAGTTGAGTGAGAAACTGTATGATGTAAGTTTAGCGTCATGTATTTGTGAGTAAGATGGTAACTTCCACGAGCGAACCTGTGATTAGCAGCTTAAGCAATAATTGTGAACTTTATTAGCTTTTGTAATAAATCTTAGGTAAAAGTTTACCATTATGTACTGTTTC
The Nicotiana sylvestris chromosome 11, ASM39365v2, whole genome shotgun sequence DNA segment above includes these coding regions:
- the LOC104246111 gene encoding uncharacterized protein isoform X3, with translation MIAQIAVATTVGVLGWAYLALLKPPPPKVCGSPGGPPVTSPRVQLSDGRYLAYKEEGIDKEKAKYKIIIVHGFDSSKDLKLPISQDLIQELQIYLLQYDRAGYGESDPHPKRSVKSEAFDIEELADKLQLGPKFYVLGLSMGAYPLWSCLKYIPHRLAGVALVVPFVNYWWSCYPAKLSKEALGKMLPQDQRTFRVVHYAPWLVHWWMNQKWFRALSITEGNMAIFSPPDLEIVKKLSGAPSPGQEKVRQQGEFECLYRDMIIAFGNWDFAPTEITNPFPNNEGSVHLWQGHDDRIIPRELNRYLAEKLPWIQYHEVPNAGHLLIYNASFCETILRKLLTS
- the LOC104246111 gene encoding uncharacterized protein isoform X1, producing the protein MAVNQSGKRVTAASARAHTRKSKNNTPFRLSSIMIAQIAVATTVGVLGWAYLALLKPPPPKVCGSPGGPPVTSPRVQLSDGRYLAYKEEGIDKEKAKYKIIIVHGFDSSKDLKLPISQDLIQELQIYLLQYDRAGYGESDPHPKRSVKSEAFDIEELADKLQLGPKFYVLGLSMGAYPLWSCLKYIPHRLAGVALVVPFVNYWWSCYPAKLSKEALGKMLPQDQRTFRVVHYAPWLVHWWMNQKWFRALSITEGNMAIFSPPDLEIVKKLSGAPSPGQEKVRQQGEFECLYRDMIIAFGNWDFAPTEITNPFPNNEGSVHLWQGHDDRIIPRELNRYLAEKLPWIQYHEVPNAGHLLIYNASFCETILRKLLTS
- the LOC104246111 gene encoding uncharacterized protein isoform X2, whose product is MLIMIAQIAVATTVGVLGWAYLALLKPPPPKVCGSPGGPPVTSPRVQLSDGRYLAYKEEGIDKEKAKYKIIIVHGFDSSKDLKLPISQDLIQELQIYLLQYDRAGYGESDPHPKRSVKSEAFDIEELADKLQLGPKFYVLGLSMGAYPLWSCLKYIPHRLAGVALVVPFVNYWWSCYPAKLSKEALGKMLPQDQRTFRVVHYAPWLVHWWMNQKWFRALSITEGNMAIFSPPDLEIVKKLSGAPSPGQEKVRQQGEFECLYRDMIIAFGNWDFAPTEITNPFPNNEGSVHLWQGHDDRIIPRELNRYLAEKLPWIQYHEVPNAGHLLIYNASFCETILRKLLTS